The Fusarium oxysporum Fo47 chromosome II, complete sequence genome includes a region encoding these proteins:
- a CDS encoding sorting nexin 1 — protein MDVEESPWADSSQAASQQASQPEAAASQSSNPAPSASSSAPRPSRGPRRLVAQPTRLEAVDDPLGPLGAATEDNGPAQDAPPVPPQKEQMVIRTTMPQTQQQRRPADPHHIDDDENDGPKAPRAPPPVEAAQPSAVRSSNQPSVSVEQAAKPTFQITVGDPHKVGDLTSSHIVYSVRTKTTSKGYKQPEFEVKRRYRDFLWLYTTLHGNNPGIVVPPPPEKQAVGRFDSNFVESRRAALEKMLNKTAIHPTLQHDPDLKLFLESETFNVDVKHKERREPIPTESKGVLGSLGINVGGGNKFVEQDDWFHDRKVYLDALENQLKGLLKAMETMVGQRKMMAEAAGDFSASLHALSTVELSPSLSGPLDALSELQLTIRDVYDRQAQQDVLTFGIILEEYIRLIGSVKQAFGQRQKAFYSWHAAESELQKKKATQDKLLRQGKSQQDRLNQMSAEVGESERKVHQARLLFEDMGRLMRSELDRFEKEKVEDFKSGVETFLESAVEAQKELIEKWETFLMQLDAEDDESVFYRPPVYQQQQQQKGGDTAVDRARARIDEDSD, from the exons ATGGACGTCGAAGAATCGCCTTGGGCCGACTCGTCACAGGCCGCATCGCAACAGGCATCGCAGCCTGAAGCCGCGGCCTCGCAATCGTCCAACCCAGCTCCCTCCGCTTCCTCATCGGCCCCTCGTCCATCAAGAGGACCTCGTCGCCTGGTCGCTCAACCCACACGTCTCGAAGCTGTCGATGATCCTCTTGGTCCTCTCGGCGCCGCCACCGAAGACAATGGCCCTGCTCAGGATGCCCCTCCGGTGCCTCCGCAAAAGGAGCAGATGGTGATTCGTACCACCATGCCTCAAACCCAGCAGCAACGACGACCTGCGGATCCTCACCAtatcgacgatgatgagaacgATGGGCCAAAAGCTCCTCGCGCACCTCCTCCCGTTGAGGCTGCCCAGCCCAGTGCAGTTAGGAGCAGCAATCAGCCGAGCGTTAGTGTTGAGCAGGCTGCCAAGCCCACGTTCCAGATTACGGTTGGAGATCCTCACAAAGTTGGTGATCTGACAAGTTCCCACATTGTCTATTCCGTTCGAACCAAG ACGACTTCCAAGGGATATAAACAGCCCGAGTTCGAAGTCAAGCGCCGATATCGCGATTTCCTTTGGCTTTACACTACTCTTCACGGCAACAACCCTGGAATTGTGGTTCCACCTCCTCCTGAGAAGCAGGCTGTCGGTCGTTTCGATAGCAACTTTGTTGAGAGCCGACGAGCTGCTttggagaagatgctcaACAAGACCGCGATACACCCCACGCTCCAGCACGATCCCGATCTGAAGCTTTTCTTGGAAAGCGAAACTTTCAATGTGGACGTCAAGCACAAGGAGAGACGGGAACCCATTCCTACCGAAAGCAAGGGTGTGCTTGGGTCTCTAGGTATCAATGTTGGAGGTGGTAACAAGTTTGTGGAACAAGACGATTGGTTCCATGATCGCAAGGTCTATCTTGATGCTCTCGAGAATCAGCTCAAGGGGCTTCTTAAGGCTATGGAGACCATGGTCGGCCAACGTAAGATGATGGCCGAGGCAGCTGGCGACTTTTCGGCTTCCCTTCACGCGCTCTCCACTGTCGAACTGTCTCCCTCACTATCAGGCCCTCTCGATGCTCTTTCCGAGCTCCAGCTTACTATCCGAGATGTGTACGACCGCCAGGCACAACAAGATGTTCTGACATTCGGCATTATCCTTGAGGAGTACATTCGCCTTATCGGTTCAGTTAAGCAGGCGTTTGGCCAGCGACAAAAGGCGTTCTATTCATGGCATGCTGCGGAATCGGAActacagaagaagaaggctacACAGGACAAGCTCTTGAGACAAGGTAAGAGTCAGCAAGACCGACTCAACCAAATGAGCGCCGAAGTTGGCGAGTCAGAGCGCAAGGTGCACCAGGCCAGACTTCTATTCGAAGATATGGGTCGGTTGATGAGAAGCGAGCTTGATCGattcgagaaggagaaagtGGAAGACTTCAAGAGTGGTGTCGAGACATTCCTTGAAAGCGCAGTTGAGGCGCAAAAGGAG CTTATTGAGAAGTGGGAGACATTCTTGATGCAGCTTGACGCTGAAGACGACGAGTCAGTATTTTATAGGCCACCAGTataccagcagcaacagcagcaaaaggGGGGCGATACTGCTGTTGACCGTGCTCGAGCGAGGA
- a CDS encoding WD40-repeat-containing domain protein translates to MSGPAQTPGAPQAPGYQGPAPTPPAPTHTTTTAATGQSGSSGGPMSNQNLNQIVTDYLLKRGFNRTEEVFRQESKHLGPDGKPIYQLANLGPKKYQRAFGLLREWVENNLDIYKFELSKLLWPVFVYSFLELVQHAYTEDAKAFLRDIGPNFQPVHADDLKTLGTITLPQHINENPMTKLYRENKYRIPLNQHASGDLFNFLERESDQGGSVIRQVLATYCQIDSTARGPITPFSFEAVYRRSRNMEIESVDTNEGIPGVNIGLSNKDVLDPTAPLKLGPLPMDADLRDDVRAELEEEERRIPPPPGKTSLVEEFDQKIKREESADAPSRAELPLPPSRPRDIMLEMQKLRENRDRFKIDGATGGVGVPISACMFTFHNTLGSVACMDFSNDGQLVAAGTTESYIRVWSLDGKALPTMNAHEKEAKFNSRKLIGHSGPVYDVSFSDAVSGPPQKLFGDEGKSNPAMDTRPKLLLSASADGQIRLWSLESWSCLCLYKSHDGPAFRTLWGPHGHYFISGGYDKAVRLWMQDHASPQRLLVGHDTAISALAWHPNGLYVFSASDETDKSIRMWSVVTGSCVRVFTGHNEYITAMECAPNGKILASADCAGNIFFWDLEKGTRIKRSRGHGKGGIWSLSFSVESNVLASGGQDGTVRLWDVELPSDPQKASQQQTGLDATATGADGTSAGGTVGEASRVTAGTSGPAGTSGTTGTHKKKNKEVMITPDQISAFPTKKTPVMKVKFTRMNLVIVGGCYDPER, encoded by the exons ATGTCTGGGCCAGCACAAACACCAGGTGCCCCTCAAGCGCCGGGCTATCAAGGGCCTGCACCAacacctccagctccaacaCACACAACAACAACCGCAGCGACGGGCCAAAGTGGCTCATCCGGAGGCCCAATGTCGAATCAGAACCTCAACCAGATC GTTACGGACTACTTGCTCAAGAGGGGGTTCAACCGGACCGAAGAGGTGTTTCGTCAGGAATCTAAACATCTTGGCCCCGATGGCAAGCCTATCTATCAACTGGCCAACCTCGGCCCAAAAAAGTACCAACGAGCCTTTGGGCTTCTACGTGAATGGGTCGAGAACAATTTGGACATATACAAG TTCGAACTGTCCAAGCTGCTGTGGCCCGTCTTCGTCTATTCTTTCCTGGAACTTGTCCAACATGCCTACACTGAAGATGCGAAGGCTTTCCTCAGAGACATCGGTCCTAACTTCCAGCCAGTACATGCGGATGAtctcaagacccttggtACCATTACACTCCCGCAGCACATCAACGAGAACCCCATGACAAAGCTGTACCGGGAAAACAAGTACCGAATCCCTCTGAACCAACATGCCAGCGGCGATCTTTTCAACTTTCTGGAACGCGAATCTGATCAGGGTGGTTCCGTGATTCGACAAGTCCTGGCAACTTATTGCCAGATTGACTCTACAGCTCGTGGACCTATTACCCCCTTCAGTTTCGAAGCTGTTTACAGAAGGTCAAGGAACATGGAGATAGAGAGCGTGGATACCAATGAAGGTATCCCGGGCGTCAATATTGGTTTGTCTAATAAGGACGTTCTCGACCCAACCGCTCCCCTGAAGCTTGGACCCCTACCTATGGATGCCGACCTGCGTGACGATGTGcgagctgagcttgaggaagaggagcgaCGAATTCCGCCACCTCCCGGGAAAACATCGCTAGTGGAGGAATTCGACCAAAAAATCAAGCGTGAGGAGAGCGCAGATGCCCCAAGCAGAGCAGAGTTACCCTTACCACCCTCGAGACCGAGGGACATTATGCTAGAAATGCAAAAACTTCGAGAGAATCGCGACCGATTCAAGATCGATGGTGCGACGGGAGGCGTGGGAGTCCCTATCAGCGCATGCATGTTTACATTCCATAACACGCTTGGAAG TGTTGCCTGTATGGACTTCTCCAACGATGGACAATTAGTGGCTGCTGGTACCACGGAATCTTACATCCGGGTTTGGTCGCTGGATGGTAAAGCCTTACCCACGATGAACGCGCACGAGAAAGAAGCGAAGTTCAACAGCCGCAAATTGATCGGACATTCTGGGCCTGTTTACGACGTGTCCTTCTCCGATGCTGTTTCTGGCCCTCCGCAGAAGCTTTTTGGCGACGAAGGAAAGTCGAACCCTGCTATGGACACGCGACCGAAGCTGCTACTATCCGCATCTGCAGATGGCCAGATCCGTCTGTGGTCACTAGAGTCTTGGAGTTGCCTGTGTCTATACAAGTCCCACGATGGACCTGCTTTCAGGACACTCTGGGGTCCCCATGGACACTATTTCATCAGTGGAGGATATGACAAAGCTGTTCGACTGTGGATGCAAGATCATGCTTCCCCTCAACGATTGTTGGTTGGGCATGACACGGCCATCTCAGCGCTTGCATGGCACCCTAACGGTCTCTATGTCTTCTCCGCCTCTGATGAGACTGACAAGTCGATCCGTATGTGGTCTGTCGTAACTGGCAGCTGTGTCCGCGTGTTTACAGGCCACAACGAATACATCACCGCCATGGAATGCGCGCCAAATGGCAAGATCCTAGCAAGTGCCGATTGTGCAGGTAACATCTTCTTTTGGGACCTTGAGAAAGGAACACGCATCAAGCGGTCACGTGGCCACGGTAAGGGCGGAATTTGGTCACTCAGCTTCAGCGTTGAATCCAACGTGCTTGCTTCTGGTGGTCAAGATGGCACAGTCCGACTCTGGGATGTCGAGCTGCCTTCTGATCCCCAAAAGGCGAGCCAGCAACAGACAGGCCTCGATGCAACAGCAACAGGGGCCGATGGCACAAGCGCAGGAGGCACTGTTGgtgaagcttctcgagtgACAGCCGGAACATCAGGACCAGCGGGTACCAGCGGCACCACTGGAACTcataagaaaaagaataaggAGGTGATGATTACTCCCGATCAGATCAGCGCGTTcccgacgaagaagacacCAGTGATGAAGGTCAAGTTTACACGGATGAACTTGGTCATTGTAGGCGGCTGTTACGACCCCGAACGTTAG
- a CDS encoding mediator complex, subunit Med11, translating into MAGAESSRNEPFTIEENIRQLNAIDQQIIQLMKHTATALNALTIPKSTETDQNMDPSAEPTKPSLDPGTQKEAFASATDQFFRALHTVDVKIKRQVMALEEANIISLAPPPRLNKTGPIIPQPTPNGVGAVGNIGAGWLNSRGTRVERDMEAELWGKAKEILKEKEAKLESGSR; encoded by the coding sequence ATGGCTGGTGCCGAATCATCACGCAATGAGCCATTCACCATTGAAGAGAACATCCGCCAGCTCAATGCCATCGACCAACAAATCATCCAGCTCATGAAACACACTGCCACAGCACTCAACGCACTCACAATACCAAAATCCACAGAAACCGACCAGAACATGGATCCATCAGCCGAACCTACCAAGCCATCACTAGATCCTGGTACACAAAAAGAGGCCTTCGCCTCTGCGACAGATCAATTCTTCCGGGCACTTCACACTGTCGACGTCAAGATCAAACGCCAGGTCATGGCACTCGAAGAAGCCAATATCATCAGTCTTGCTCCACCGCCTCGTCTGAATAAGACGGGTCCCATTATCCCACAACCGACGCCCAACGGAGTGGGAGCTGTGGGCAACATCGGAGCAGGTTGGCTGAACAGTCGGGGGACAAGAGTTGAGAGGGATATGGAGGCAGAGCTCTGGGGAAAGGCTAAGGAAATACtaaaggagaaggaagcgaAGCTGGAGTCGGGATCACGATAG
- a CDS encoding uncharacterized protein (of unknown function-domain containing protein): MVSDYRLKAIAAPSLSKVATIALLVTAVQAHDHDASHIPEGETVSLEPLDTVLWIHIFIQMLAYGVIFPVGMVLGMTKNRWHVPTQAVGTILAILGFFLGHAHKGREFIPNHVHGKFAHILQLLLAAQVVLGLYLKGHWEKGINGRIRKLIRPCHSFIGKLMPVLSWTQMIFGGITALGFCQGDHTGQCAAHFIMGGAFIAYGILLTIILVVGQLWIRRHGRSQEFYDSVAIAAWGCVNTFTEHRWGTDWVKNDWQHTTMGIIWWCAGLAGIWLSKDRDGNPKRNFIPGFVIFITGWAMSAHPQELMVSAATHTMFGYTLMVVGITRIIEIAFVLRDAHSISEDGRTANSFQFVPVFFMYAAGFLFMGATEEQMNLVAGSAMDHVSYILIIYSLASIMFLFVNMLIGLWDRLAHPVLDTKELGNNHYANGLAVEDGQLRDAQEFELDGLMSDDDDDPSRRMLGPNSEDSAATVGRNQQTRA, from the exons ATGGTTAGCGATTATAGATTGAAGGCCATTGCGGCGCCTTCGCTGTCCAAGGTTGCGACAATTGCGCTTCTTGTCACAGCTGTACAAGCCCACGACCACGATGCAAGCCATATTCCTGAAGGCGAAACAGTCTCTTTGGAACCTTTG GATACGGTATTGTGGATTCACATCTTCATTCAGATGTTAGCGTACGGCGTTATCTTCCCTGTCGGTATGGTTTTGGGT ATGACCAAGAATCGATGGCACGTTCCGACCCAAGCCGTCGGCACCATTCTTGCtattcttggcttcttccttggtcATGCGCATAAGGGCCGCGAGTTCATTCCGAATCACGTCCATGGCAAATTTGCCCACAttctccagcttctcctcgccGCGCAGGTTGTTCTCGGACTCTACCTCAAGGGACATTGGGAGAAAGGCATCAATGGCAGAATTCGAAAGCTGATCCGTCCATGCCATTCTTTCATCGGCAAGCTTATGCCAGTTCTGTCATGGACACAGATGATCTTTGGTGGAATCACAGCTCTTGGCTTTTGTCAAGGAGATCATACTGGACAATGCGCCGCTCACTTTATTATGGGTGGTGCTTTCATCGCCTACGGAATTcttctcaccatcatcctcgttGTTGGCCAGCTCTGGATCCGACGACATGGTCGCTCGCAAGAGTTCTACGATAGCGTTGCGATCGCTGCATGGGGCTGCGTCAACACTTTTACCGAGCATCGTTGGGGTACAGACTGGGTTAAGAACGATTGGCAACATACGACGATGGGAATCATTTGGTGGTGTGCTGGTTTGGCTGGTATCTGGCTAAGCAAGGACCGCGATGGAAACCCCAAGCGTAACTTCATCCCCGGCTTCGTCATTTTCATCACAGGCTGGGCCATGTCTGCGCATCCCCAGGAGCTGATGGTCAGTGCTGCTACGCACACGATGTTTGGATACACTCTTATGGTCGTGGGCATTACTCGTATCATTGAGATTGCTTTTGTCCTCAGGGACGCACACTCCATCTCAGAAGATGGTCGAACTGCCAACAGCTTCCAGTTTGTTCCTGTCTTT TTCATGTATGCCGCTGGCTTCCTTTTCATGGGTGCTACAGAGGAGCAAATGAATCTTGTTGCTGGCTCGGCCATGGATCATGTTTcatatatccttattatcTACTCGCTTGCCTCGATAATGTTCCTTTTCGTCAACATGCTCATTGGTCTATGGGACCGCCTTGCTCATCCTGTCCTGGACACCAAGGAGCTCGGCAACAACCACTACGCAAATGGTCTCGCAGTGGAAGACGGTCAACTACGAGATGCTCAAGAATTCGAGTTAGATGGGTTGATgagcgacgacgatgacgatccTAGTCGAAGAATGCTCGGACCTAACAGCGAGGATAGCGCAGCTACTGTTGGACGAAACCAACAAACTCGTGCTTAA
- a CDS encoding Metallo-dependent phosphatase-like protein, translating into MAAVMRRRTRIVCISDTHNCQVKLPKGDVLIHAGDLTNQGSHAELANTVAWLEKQDFEAKIVIAGNHDLTLDPKFYAEHGLYFHNKKPQSHDECLRLFTSSPSITYLSHESATIRLRSHSGPRTQFKVFGSPYSPRFGLWAFYYDAPQNPSNWSDLTSIWESIPLDADIVVTHTPPRTHCDETDERRATGCEALRQALWRVRPQLAVCGHIHDGRGAKRVMWDLSCQNVAYQEESVVRWQDPGEGNNKTCLIDLTGKKAPSLANDGSHPGRYGSSTREPDVTNVPHFIDSAESSLYTFGSGPADIHASHGTTGLGGDPASPRSDQTALAGRMGRRETCVVNAAIMKSRYPHIGGKQFNKPIVVDLDLPIWEDEGHIEAP; encoded by the exons ATGGCAGCTGTCATGAGGAGAAGGACCAGAATTGTGTGTATCTCAGATACCCACAATTGCCAGGTCAAGCTCCCGAAGGGTGATGTTCTCATTCACGCTGGAGATTTGACCAACCAAGGGAGTCACGCAGAG CTTGCCAACACAGTCGCTTGGTTAGAGAAGCAGGACTTTGAGGCCAAAATCGTCATCGCTG GAAATCATGACCTCACTCTAGACCCAAAGTTTTACGCTGAGCATGGCCTATACTTCCACAACAAGAAACCGCAGTCTCATGACGAGTGTCTACGATTGTTCACGTCTTCGCCTTCGATAACGTACCTCTCTCACGAATCAGCTACCATCCGCCTCAGATCTCATTCAGGGCCGCGTACGCAATTCAAGGTCTTTGGATCGCCTTACTCTCCACGTTTCGGATTGTGGGCGTTTTACTATGATGCTCCTCAAAATCCCAGCAACTGGTCAGATCTGACGTCGATTTGGGAGTCTATACCACTCGACGCGGACATTGTGGTGACGCACACGCCTCCAAGGACACATTGCGATGAGACGGATGAGCGTCGCGCTACTGGCTGTGAGGCTCTTCGACAGGCGCTTTGGCGAGTGAGACCGCAGCTTGCTGTCTGTGGCCATATTCATGACGGAAGAGGTGCTAAGAGAGTGATGTGGGATCTCAGTTGTCAGAATGTCGCCTATCAAGAAGAGAGTGTCGTACGCTGGCAAGACCCTGGCGAAGGCAATAACAAAACCTGCCTCATAGATCTGACTGGGAAGAAGGCCCCATCTCTTGCTAATGATGGCTCCCATCCAGGTCGATATGGATCAAGTACAAGAGAGCCTGACGTAACGAACGTCCCTCATTTCATTGACTCAGCAGAGAGCTCTCTATACACCTTCGGATCTGGCCCTGCTGATATACACGCCTCTCATGGCACTACCGGATTGGGAGGGGATCCCGCCTCACCACGGAGCGACCAGACAGCTCTCGCTGGCAGGATGGGTCGTCGAGAGACGTGTGTGGTGAACGCAGCGATTATGAAGAGTCGATATCCCCACATAGGAGGAAAACAGTTCAATAAGCCCATCGTAGTAGACCTTGATCTCCCCATCTGGGAGGACGAGGGCCATATCGAAGCCCCGTGA